The following are encoded together in the Phaseolus vulgaris cultivar G19833 chromosome 9, P. vulgaris v2.0, whole genome shotgun sequence genome:
- the LOC137821486 gene encoding histone-lysine N-methyltransferase ASHR1, whose product MEDLQSALKDCGLSVSTVPEKGRSLFATRDFYPGDVIIGQEPYVCVPNNSPLSTPKRCDGCLTTSNVLRRCSRCHVAYYCRTACQRSEWKLHRLECEVLSRLDKDKRKSVTPSIRLMVRLYLRRKLQDDKVISSTAMDNYNLVEALVAHMSDITEEQLVLYAQMANLVYYILQWPEINIKEIAENFSKFACNAHTICDSELRPVGTGLYPVISIINHSCLPNSVLVFEGRSALVRAVEHIPIGTEVLISYIETAGSTMTRQKALKEQYLFTCTCPRCSKLGQNDDTQESAILEGYRCKSDKCGGFLLHTTDGKGFQCQGCQLVMGKEEVKETITEIELLSEEAASKSSFSCGYQEVISIYKKIEKLQTELYHPFSVSLMQTREKILKSLMELEHWTEALAYCKLTIPFYEKVYPSIHPLLGLQYYTCGKLEWYLGEIEEGVKSLTKAVDILRITHGTNTPFMKDLLMKLEEARAEASYKFSSVDS is encoded by the exons ATGGAGGATTTGCAAAGTGCTCTAAAAGATTGTGGCTTATCAGTTTCCACCGTCCCAGAAAAGGGTCGCTCTCTCTTCGCTACAAGGGATTTCTATCCAG GGGATGTGATCATAGGCCAAGAGCCTTACGTTTGTGTTCCAAACAACTCCCCACTTTCCACCCCCAAAAGGTGTGATGGATGTTTGACGACATCTAATGTCCTTAGAAGATGCTCACGTTGCCACGTTGCATACTATTGCAGAACCGCATGTCAG AGGTCAGAGTGGAAGCTGCATCGTCTTGAGTGTGAGGTCCTCTCAAGGCTTGACAAGGACAAGAGAAAATCTGTCACACCATCCATACGGCTGATGGTGAGACTTTATCTGCGGAGGAAGTTGCAAGATGATAAG GTCATCTCAAGTACTGCCATGGACAACTACAACTTAGTGGAGGCATTAGTGGCTC ACATGTCTGATATCACAGAAGAGCAGCTGGTGCTTTACGCACAGATGGCGAATCTTGTATATTACATATTACAATGGCCAGAAatcaatataaaagagattgcAGAAAATTTTTCTAAG TTTGCATGTAATGCTCATACTATTTGTGACAGTGAGTTAAGACCTGTGGGAACAGGATTGTATCCCGTAATTTCCATTATCAATCATAG TTGTTTGCCCAATTCTGTGTTGGTTTTTGAGGGAAGGTCAGCATTGGTACGTGCTGTTGAACATATACCCATAGGTACTGAG GTACTGATAAGTTATATAGAGACTGCTGGAAGCACAATGACTCGACAGAAGGCTCTCAAAGAACAGTACCTATTCACTTGTACATGTCCCCGCTGTTCTAAATTG GGTCAGAATGATGATACACAAGAAAGTGCAATTTTAGAAGGATATAGATGCAAAAGTGATAAATGTGGTGGTTTCTTGCTTCACACAACTG ATGGGAAAGGATTTCAATGCCAAGGTTGTCAACTAGTTATGGGCAAGGAGGAGGTAAAGGAAACTATAACTGAAATTGAATTGCTATCTGAAGAAGCAGCTTCTAAGTCTTCTTTCTCTTGCG GTTATCAAGAAGTTATTTCCATAtataaaaagattgagaaaCTGCAAACAGAACTATATCATCCTTTCTCAGTTAGTTTGATGCAAACTCGTGAGAAGATTTTGAAG TCATTAATGGAGCTGGAACACTGGACAGAAGCTTTAGCATATTGCAAATTGACCATTCCATTCTATGAAA AAGTGTATCCATCTATTCACCCTCTGCTTGGCTTGCAGTATTATACTTGTGGAAAACTAGAATG GTATTTGGGAGAGATAGAGGAAGGTGTTAAATCACTGACGAAGGCGGTGGATATACTACGGATTACTCATGGCACAAATACACCTTTCATGAAGGATCTCTTGATGAAGTTGGAAGAAGCCCGTGCTGAAGCCTCTTACAAATTCTCCTCCGTAGACAGCTAG
- the LOC137821158 gene encoding serine/threonine-protein kinase MPS1 isoform X2 — protein MDGKPNPDSSSADFLRHVQAALKRHRPIGSMQSNSIRPRRTLLPQRKLSNTPSDPTKSQEQASSKVSLNTVVPSQNLDAQKKVQFSVHTNSTAQEMEWVEGNQIEASSSLLGCNRKEDVQKAGFDASLRCDSGVSSALPKRSVVTQDHLQQFSSFLSQPATQSSVLGPSCATTTSVHSTSAPMLNSTTRYSHSHLEGGSNVTAEPFGEVNANPRPVTEGLVKSVNVFQKETNRMLVDRGAEAEVQASGPSIADAELASKKSNRSKEQQGSVLKESGDSKYTWDDGKGKEAVDVATIQPLALPSTTTSSDAKLESSKVEKREKIASSKGASSARKRTYDPDLFFKVNGKLYQRLGKIGSGGSSEVHKVISSDCRIYALKKIKLKGRDYATAFGFCQEIEYLNRLKGKDNIIQLIDYEVTDKALLEEVMKGSFSNKDGRVKDDGCIYMVLEYGEIDLAHMLSQKWKELDGSHQTIDENWLRFYWQQILLAVNTIHEERIVHSDLKPANFLLVKGSLKLIDFGIAKAIMNDTTNIQRDSQVGTLSYMSPEAFMCNETDANGNIIKCGRSSDIWSLGCILYQMVYGRTPFSDYKTFWAKFKVITDPNHEITYEPVSNPWLLDLMERCLTWDRNQRWRIPQLLQHPFLVPPVPSHPSLPQDNNSCELLQHISETCTYDPEVSQLCSQLQQLLSDPVDKTTHSLNSRDQQLKLLSQMSDLCIQLHERLRNTGSK, from the exons ATGGATGGGAAGCCTAACCCGGATTCCTCCTCCGCGGACTTCCTCCGCCACGTTCAAGCCGCCTTGAAACGACACCGTCCCATCG GTTCAATGCAGTCCAATAGCATAAGGCCAAGGCGCACGCTGCTTCCACAACGAAAGCTGTCAAACACGCCTTCCGACCCCACTAAATCTCAAGAACAAGCTTCTTCCAAGGTCTCACTCAACACCGTCGTCCCTTCCCAAAATCTAGATGCTCAGAAGAAAGTTCAGTTTTCAGTTCACACGAATTCTACTGCTCAGG AAATGGAGTGGGTTGAAGGCAACCAAATTGAAGCATCGTCATCATTGCTTGGATGCAACCGGAAGGAGGATGTTCAGAAGGCTGGCTTCGACGCGAGTTTGAGATGTGATAGTGGAGTGAGTTCGGCGTTGCCAAAGAGAAGTGTGGTTACTCAGGATCATTTGCAGCAATTCAGTAGTTTTTTGAGTCAGCCAGCTACGCAGTCTTCGGTTTTGGGACCTTCATGTGCTACAACCACGTCAGTTCATTCAACTTCGGCACCTATGCTAAATTCAACAACACGCTATTCTCACTCGCATCTAGAAGGTGGCTCAAATGTGACTGCTGAGCCTTTTGGGGAGGTTAATGCTAACCCTCGTCCTGTTACTGAAGGGCTTGTGAAATCAGTTAATGTTTTCCAAAAGGAAACCAACAGAATGTTGGTGGATCGGGGGGCAGAAGCTGAAGTCCAAGCTTCTGGTCCTAGTATTGCTGATGCAGAGTTGGCGTCTAAGAAGAGCAATCGATCTAAGGAGCAACAAGGGAGTGTGTTGAAAGAATCTGGAGATTCTAAATATACTTGGGATGATGGTAAAGGGAAAGAGGCTGTGGATGTTGCCACTATACAACCGTTGGCTCTACCTTCCACAACCACATCTTCAGATGCGAAGTTGGAGTCTTCTAAGGTAGAAAAACGAGAGAAAATTGCAAGTAGTAAAGGTGCATCATCTGCCCGTAAAAGGACTTATGATCCTGATTTGTTTTTCAAAGTTAATGGAAAGCTTTATCAACGTCTTGGCAAGATAGGTAGTGGTGGAAGCAGTGAGGTACACAAAGTGATTTCATCGGACTGTAGGATATATGCCCTTAAAAAGATCAAGCTCAAGGGTCGTGATTATGCTACTGCATTTGGGTTTTGTCAAGAGATTGAGTATCTGAATAGGCTAAAGGGAAAAGATAACATCATACAGCTCATAGATTATGAG GTGACAGACAAGGCATTGCTTGAGGAAGTTATGAAAGGCTCCTTCAGTAATAAAGATGGCCGGGTCAAGGATGATGGATGTATATACATGGTACTTGAATATGGAGAAATTGATTTGGCTCACATGTTGTCTCAGAAGTGGAAGGAACTGGATGGAAGCCACCAGACCATAGATGAGAACTGGCTTCGATTTTATTGGCAG CAAATTCTTCTAGCTGTCAACACTATTCATGAGGAACGTATTGTGCACTCAGACTTAAAGCCAGCTAACTTCCTTCTTGTCAAAGGTTCCCTAAAACTAATTGATTTTGGTATAGCCAAAGCAATAATGAATGACACAACCAACATCCAACGGGATTCACAG GTGGGTACACTAAGTTACATGTCTCCAGAGGCATTTATGTGTAATGAGACTGATGCAAATGGAAACATCATAAAGTGTGGCCGGTCATCAGATATCTGGTCCCTGGGCTGCATCCTTTATCAAATGGTATATGGGAGAACACCTTTTTCAGATTACAAGACATTTTGGGCCAAATTCAAAGTGATAACAGATCCAAATCATGAAATTACGTATGAACCAGTTTCAAATCCATGGCTTTTGGATCTTATGGAGAGGTGTCTAACATGGGATCGCAATCAAAGGTGGAGAATACCTCAGCTACTCCAACATCCTTTTCTTGTTCCTCCTGTACCATCTCATCCATCATTGCCCCAGGATAATAATAGTTGTGAATTGTTACAACATATTTCTGAAACTTGTACATATGACCCAGAGGTATCTCAACTGTGTAGTCAGCTCCAACAGCTTCTTAGCGATCCAGTCGATAAAACAACTCACTCACTAAATTCACGAGATCAACAACTAAAACTGCTGTCCCAAATGTCAGATCTATGTATTCAGCTGCATGAACGTTTGAGAAATACTGGAAGCAAGTAG
- the LOC137821158 gene encoding serine/threonine-protein kinase MPS1 isoform X1, with product MDGKPNPDSSSADFLRHVQAALKRHRPIGSMQSNSIRPRRTLLPQRKLSNTPSDPTKSQEQASSKVSLNTVVPSQNLDAQKKVQFSVHTNSTAQDAKATTELENLSSHMGSLGFAEMEWVEGNQIEASSSLLGCNRKEDVQKAGFDASLRCDSGVSSALPKRSVVTQDHLQQFSSFLSQPATQSSVLGPSCATTTSVHSTSAPMLNSTTRYSHSHLEGGSNVTAEPFGEVNANPRPVTEGLVKSVNVFQKETNRMLVDRGAEAEVQASGPSIADAELASKKSNRSKEQQGSVLKESGDSKYTWDDGKGKEAVDVATIQPLALPSTTTSSDAKLESSKVEKREKIASSKGASSARKRTYDPDLFFKVNGKLYQRLGKIGSGGSSEVHKVISSDCRIYALKKIKLKGRDYATAFGFCQEIEYLNRLKGKDNIIQLIDYEVTDKALLEEVMKGSFSNKDGRVKDDGCIYMVLEYGEIDLAHMLSQKWKELDGSHQTIDENWLRFYWQQILLAVNTIHEERIVHSDLKPANFLLVKGSLKLIDFGIAKAIMNDTTNIQRDSQVGTLSYMSPEAFMCNETDANGNIIKCGRSSDIWSLGCILYQMVYGRTPFSDYKTFWAKFKVITDPNHEITYEPVSNPWLLDLMERCLTWDRNQRWRIPQLLQHPFLVPPVPSHPSLPQDNNSCELLQHISETCTYDPEVSQLCSQLQQLLSDPVDKTTHSLNSRDQQLKLLSQMSDLCIQLHERLRNTGSK from the exons ATGGATGGGAAGCCTAACCCGGATTCCTCCTCCGCGGACTTCCTCCGCCACGTTCAAGCCGCCTTGAAACGACACCGTCCCATCG GTTCAATGCAGTCCAATAGCATAAGGCCAAGGCGCACGCTGCTTCCACAACGAAAGCTGTCAAACACGCCTTCCGACCCCACTAAATCTCAAGAACAAGCTTCTTCCAAGGTCTCACTCAACACCGTCGTCCCTTCCCAAAATCTAGATGCTCAGAAGAAAGTTCAGTTTTCAGTTCACACGAATTCTACTGCTCAGG aTGCTAAGGCTACCACTGAGTTGGAGAATTTATCGTCTCACATGGGTTCGCTTGGATTCGCAGAAATGGAGTGGGTTGAAGGCAACCAAATTGAAGCATCGTCATCATTGCTTGGATGCAACCGGAAGGAGGATGTTCAGAAGGCTGGCTTCGACGCGAGTTTGAGATGTGATAGTGGAGTGAGTTCGGCGTTGCCAAAGAGAAGTGTGGTTACTCAGGATCATTTGCAGCAATTCAGTAGTTTTTTGAGTCAGCCAGCTACGCAGTCTTCGGTTTTGGGACCTTCATGTGCTACAACCACGTCAGTTCATTCAACTTCGGCACCTATGCTAAATTCAACAACACGCTATTCTCACTCGCATCTAGAAGGTGGCTCAAATGTGACTGCTGAGCCTTTTGGGGAGGTTAATGCTAACCCTCGTCCTGTTACTGAAGGGCTTGTGAAATCAGTTAATGTTTTCCAAAAGGAAACCAACAGAATGTTGGTGGATCGGGGGGCAGAAGCTGAAGTCCAAGCTTCTGGTCCTAGTATTGCTGATGCAGAGTTGGCGTCTAAGAAGAGCAATCGATCTAAGGAGCAACAAGGGAGTGTGTTGAAAGAATCTGGAGATTCTAAATATACTTGGGATGATGGTAAAGGGAAAGAGGCTGTGGATGTTGCCACTATACAACCGTTGGCTCTACCTTCCACAACCACATCTTCAGATGCGAAGTTGGAGTCTTCTAAGGTAGAAAAACGAGAGAAAATTGCAAGTAGTAAAGGTGCATCATCTGCCCGTAAAAGGACTTATGATCCTGATTTGTTTTTCAAAGTTAATGGAAAGCTTTATCAACGTCTTGGCAAGATAGGTAGTGGTGGAAGCAGTGAGGTACACAAAGTGATTTCATCGGACTGTAGGATATATGCCCTTAAAAAGATCAAGCTCAAGGGTCGTGATTATGCTACTGCATTTGGGTTTTGTCAAGAGATTGAGTATCTGAATAGGCTAAAGGGAAAAGATAACATCATACAGCTCATAGATTATGAG GTGACAGACAAGGCATTGCTTGAGGAAGTTATGAAAGGCTCCTTCAGTAATAAAGATGGCCGGGTCAAGGATGATGGATGTATATACATGGTACTTGAATATGGAGAAATTGATTTGGCTCACATGTTGTCTCAGAAGTGGAAGGAACTGGATGGAAGCCACCAGACCATAGATGAGAACTGGCTTCGATTTTATTGGCAG CAAATTCTTCTAGCTGTCAACACTATTCATGAGGAACGTATTGTGCACTCAGACTTAAAGCCAGCTAACTTCCTTCTTGTCAAAGGTTCCCTAAAACTAATTGATTTTGGTATAGCCAAAGCAATAATGAATGACACAACCAACATCCAACGGGATTCACAG GTGGGTACACTAAGTTACATGTCTCCAGAGGCATTTATGTGTAATGAGACTGATGCAAATGGAAACATCATAAAGTGTGGCCGGTCATCAGATATCTGGTCCCTGGGCTGCATCCTTTATCAAATGGTATATGGGAGAACACCTTTTTCAGATTACAAGACATTTTGGGCCAAATTCAAAGTGATAACAGATCCAAATCATGAAATTACGTATGAACCAGTTTCAAATCCATGGCTTTTGGATCTTATGGAGAGGTGTCTAACATGGGATCGCAATCAAAGGTGGAGAATACCTCAGCTACTCCAACATCCTTTTCTTGTTCCTCCTGTACCATCTCATCCATCATTGCCCCAGGATAATAATAGTTGTGAATTGTTACAACATATTTCTGAAACTTGTACATATGACCCAGAGGTATCTCAACTGTGTAGTCAGCTCCAACAGCTTCTTAGCGATCCAGTCGATAAAACAACTCACTCACTAAATTCACGAGATCAACAACTAAAACTGCTGTCCCAAATGTCAGATCTATGTATTCAGCTGCATGAACGTTTGAGAAATACTGGAAGCAAGTAG
- the LOC137821158 gene encoding serine/threonine-protein kinase MPS1 isoform X3, which yields MQSNSIRPRRTLLPQRKLSNTPSDPTKSQEQASSKVSLNTVVPSQNLDAQKKVQFSVHTNSTAQDAKATTELENLSSHMGSLGFAEMEWVEGNQIEASSSLLGCNRKEDVQKAGFDASLRCDSGVSSALPKRSVVTQDHLQQFSSFLSQPATQSSVLGPSCATTTSVHSTSAPMLNSTTRYSHSHLEGGSNVTAEPFGEVNANPRPVTEGLVKSVNVFQKETNRMLVDRGAEAEVQASGPSIADAELASKKSNRSKEQQGSVLKESGDSKYTWDDGKGKEAVDVATIQPLALPSTTTSSDAKLESSKVEKREKIASSKGASSARKRTYDPDLFFKVNGKLYQRLGKIGSGGSSEVHKVISSDCRIYALKKIKLKGRDYATAFGFCQEIEYLNRLKGKDNIIQLIDYEVTDKALLEEVMKGSFSNKDGRVKDDGCIYMVLEYGEIDLAHMLSQKWKELDGSHQTIDENWLRFYWQQILLAVNTIHEERIVHSDLKPANFLLVKGSLKLIDFGIAKAIMNDTTNIQRDSQVGTLSYMSPEAFMCNETDANGNIIKCGRSSDIWSLGCILYQMVYGRTPFSDYKTFWAKFKVITDPNHEITYEPVSNPWLLDLMERCLTWDRNQRWRIPQLLQHPFLVPPVPSHPSLPQDNNSCELLQHISETCTYDPEVSQLCSQLQQLLSDPVDKTTHSLNSRDQQLKLLSQMSDLCIQLHERLRNTGSK from the exons ATGCAGTCCAATAGCATAAGGCCAAGGCGCACGCTGCTTCCACAACGAAAGCTGTCAAACACGCCTTCCGACCCCACTAAATCTCAAGAACAAGCTTCTTCCAAGGTCTCACTCAACACCGTCGTCCCTTCCCAAAATCTAGATGCTCAGAAGAAAGTTCAGTTTTCAGTTCACACGAATTCTACTGCTCAGG aTGCTAAGGCTACCACTGAGTTGGAGAATTTATCGTCTCACATGGGTTCGCTTGGATTCGCAGAAATGGAGTGGGTTGAAGGCAACCAAATTGAAGCATCGTCATCATTGCTTGGATGCAACCGGAAGGAGGATGTTCAGAAGGCTGGCTTCGACGCGAGTTTGAGATGTGATAGTGGAGTGAGTTCGGCGTTGCCAAAGAGAAGTGTGGTTACTCAGGATCATTTGCAGCAATTCAGTAGTTTTTTGAGTCAGCCAGCTACGCAGTCTTCGGTTTTGGGACCTTCATGTGCTACAACCACGTCAGTTCATTCAACTTCGGCACCTATGCTAAATTCAACAACACGCTATTCTCACTCGCATCTAGAAGGTGGCTCAAATGTGACTGCTGAGCCTTTTGGGGAGGTTAATGCTAACCCTCGTCCTGTTACTGAAGGGCTTGTGAAATCAGTTAATGTTTTCCAAAAGGAAACCAACAGAATGTTGGTGGATCGGGGGGCAGAAGCTGAAGTCCAAGCTTCTGGTCCTAGTATTGCTGATGCAGAGTTGGCGTCTAAGAAGAGCAATCGATCTAAGGAGCAACAAGGGAGTGTGTTGAAAGAATCTGGAGATTCTAAATATACTTGGGATGATGGTAAAGGGAAAGAGGCTGTGGATGTTGCCACTATACAACCGTTGGCTCTACCTTCCACAACCACATCTTCAGATGCGAAGTTGGAGTCTTCTAAGGTAGAAAAACGAGAGAAAATTGCAAGTAGTAAAGGTGCATCATCTGCCCGTAAAAGGACTTATGATCCTGATTTGTTTTTCAAAGTTAATGGAAAGCTTTATCAACGTCTTGGCAAGATAGGTAGTGGTGGAAGCAGTGAGGTACACAAAGTGATTTCATCGGACTGTAGGATATATGCCCTTAAAAAGATCAAGCTCAAGGGTCGTGATTATGCTACTGCATTTGGGTTTTGTCAAGAGATTGAGTATCTGAATAGGCTAAAGGGAAAAGATAACATCATACAGCTCATAGATTATGAG GTGACAGACAAGGCATTGCTTGAGGAAGTTATGAAAGGCTCCTTCAGTAATAAAGATGGCCGGGTCAAGGATGATGGATGTATATACATGGTACTTGAATATGGAGAAATTGATTTGGCTCACATGTTGTCTCAGAAGTGGAAGGAACTGGATGGAAGCCACCAGACCATAGATGAGAACTGGCTTCGATTTTATTGGCAG CAAATTCTTCTAGCTGTCAACACTATTCATGAGGAACGTATTGTGCACTCAGACTTAAAGCCAGCTAACTTCCTTCTTGTCAAAGGTTCCCTAAAACTAATTGATTTTGGTATAGCCAAAGCAATAATGAATGACACAACCAACATCCAACGGGATTCACAG GTGGGTACACTAAGTTACATGTCTCCAGAGGCATTTATGTGTAATGAGACTGATGCAAATGGAAACATCATAAAGTGTGGCCGGTCATCAGATATCTGGTCCCTGGGCTGCATCCTTTATCAAATGGTATATGGGAGAACACCTTTTTCAGATTACAAGACATTTTGGGCCAAATTCAAAGTGATAACAGATCCAAATCATGAAATTACGTATGAACCAGTTTCAAATCCATGGCTTTTGGATCTTATGGAGAGGTGTCTAACATGGGATCGCAATCAAAGGTGGAGAATACCTCAGCTACTCCAACATCCTTTTCTTGTTCCTCCTGTACCATCTCATCCATCATTGCCCCAGGATAATAATAGTTGTGAATTGTTACAACATATTTCTGAAACTTGTACATATGACCCAGAGGTATCTCAACTGTGTAGTCAGCTCCAACAGCTTCTTAGCGATCCAGTCGATAAAACAACTCACTCACTAAATTCACGAGATCAACAACTAAAACTGCTGTCCCAAATGTCAGATCTATGTATTCAGCTGCATGAACGTTTGAGAAATACTGGAAGCAAGTAG
- the LOC137821158 gene encoding serine/threonine-protein kinase MPS1 isoform X4, giving the protein MQSNSIRPRRTLLPQRKLSNTPSDPTKSQEQASSKVSLNTVVPSQNLDAQKKVQFSVHTNSTAQEMEWVEGNQIEASSSLLGCNRKEDVQKAGFDASLRCDSGVSSALPKRSVVTQDHLQQFSSFLSQPATQSSVLGPSCATTTSVHSTSAPMLNSTTRYSHSHLEGGSNVTAEPFGEVNANPRPVTEGLVKSVNVFQKETNRMLVDRGAEAEVQASGPSIADAELASKKSNRSKEQQGSVLKESGDSKYTWDDGKGKEAVDVATIQPLALPSTTTSSDAKLESSKVEKREKIASSKGASSARKRTYDPDLFFKVNGKLYQRLGKIGSGGSSEVHKVISSDCRIYALKKIKLKGRDYATAFGFCQEIEYLNRLKGKDNIIQLIDYEVTDKALLEEVMKGSFSNKDGRVKDDGCIYMVLEYGEIDLAHMLSQKWKELDGSHQTIDENWLRFYWQQILLAVNTIHEERIVHSDLKPANFLLVKGSLKLIDFGIAKAIMNDTTNIQRDSQVGTLSYMSPEAFMCNETDANGNIIKCGRSSDIWSLGCILYQMVYGRTPFSDYKTFWAKFKVITDPNHEITYEPVSNPWLLDLMERCLTWDRNQRWRIPQLLQHPFLVPPVPSHPSLPQDNNSCELLQHISETCTYDPEVSQLCSQLQQLLSDPVDKTTHSLNSRDQQLKLLSQMSDLCIQLHERLRNTGSK; this is encoded by the exons ATGCAGTCCAATAGCATAAGGCCAAGGCGCACGCTGCTTCCACAACGAAAGCTGTCAAACACGCCTTCCGACCCCACTAAATCTCAAGAACAAGCTTCTTCCAAGGTCTCACTCAACACCGTCGTCCCTTCCCAAAATCTAGATGCTCAGAAGAAAGTTCAGTTTTCAGTTCACACGAATTCTACTGCTCAGG AAATGGAGTGGGTTGAAGGCAACCAAATTGAAGCATCGTCATCATTGCTTGGATGCAACCGGAAGGAGGATGTTCAGAAGGCTGGCTTCGACGCGAGTTTGAGATGTGATAGTGGAGTGAGTTCGGCGTTGCCAAAGAGAAGTGTGGTTACTCAGGATCATTTGCAGCAATTCAGTAGTTTTTTGAGTCAGCCAGCTACGCAGTCTTCGGTTTTGGGACCTTCATGTGCTACAACCACGTCAGTTCATTCAACTTCGGCACCTATGCTAAATTCAACAACACGCTATTCTCACTCGCATCTAGAAGGTGGCTCAAATGTGACTGCTGAGCCTTTTGGGGAGGTTAATGCTAACCCTCGTCCTGTTACTGAAGGGCTTGTGAAATCAGTTAATGTTTTCCAAAAGGAAACCAACAGAATGTTGGTGGATCGGGGGGCAGAAGCTGAAGTCCAAGCTTCTGGTCCTAGTATTGCTGATGCAGAGTTGGCGTCTAAGAAGAGCAATCGATCTAAGGAGCAACAAGGGAGTGTGTTGAAAGAATCTGGAGATTCTAAATATACTTGGGATGATGGTAAAGGGAAAGAGGCTGTGGATGTTGCCACTATACAACCGTTGGCTCTACCTTCCACAACCACATCTTCAGATGCGAAGTTGGAGTCTTCTAAGGTAGAAAAACGAGAGAAAATTGCAAGTAGTAAAGGTGCATCATCTGCCCGTAAAAGGACTTATGATCCTGATTTGTTTTTCAAAGTTAATGGAAAGCTTTATCAACGTCTTGGCAAGATAGGTAGTGGTGGAAGCAGTGAGGTACACAAAGTGATTTCATCGGACTGTAGGATATATGCCCTTAAAAAGATCAAGCTCAAGGGTCGTGATTATGCTACTGCATTTGGGTTTTGTCAAGAGATTGAGTATCTGAATAGGCTAAAGGGAAAAGATAACATCATACAGCTCATAGATTATGAG GTGACAGACAAGGCATTGCTTGAGGAAGTTATGAAAGGCTCCTTCAGTAATAAAGATGGCCGGGTCAAGGATGATGGATGTATATACATGGTACTTGAATATGGAGAAATTGATTTGGCTCACATGTTGTCTCAGAAGTGGAAGGAACTGGATGGAAGCCACCAGACCATAGATGAGAACTGGCTTCGATTTTATTGGCAG CAAATTCTTCTAGCTGTCAACACTATTCATGAGGAACGTATTGTGCACTCAGACTTAAAGCCAGCTAACTTCCTTCTTGTCAAAGGTTCCCTAAAACTAATTGATTTTGGTATAGCCAAAGCAATAATGAATGACACAACCAACATCCAACGGGATTCACAG GTGGGTACACTAAGTTACATGTCTCCAGAGGCATTTATGTGTAATGAGACTGATGCAAATGGAAACATCATAAAGTGTGGCCGGTCATCAGATATCTGGTCCCTGGGCTGCATCCTTTATCAAATGGTATATGGGAGAACACCTTTTTCAGATTACAAGACATTTTGGGCCAAATTCAAAGTGATAACAGATCCAAATCATGAAATTACGTATGAACCAGTTTCAAATCCATGGCTTTTGGATCTTATGGAGAGGTGTCTAACATGGGATCGCAATCAAAGGTGGAGAATACCTCAGCTACTCCAACATCCTTTTCTTGTTCCTCCTGTACCATCTCATCCATCATTGCCCCAGGATAATAATAGTTGTGAATTGTTACAACATATTTCTGAAACTTGTACATATGACCCAGAGGTATCTCAACTGTGTAGTCAGCTCCAACAGCTTCTTAGCGATCCAGTCGATAAAACAACTCACTCACTAAATTCACGAGATCAACAACTAAAACTGCTGTCCCAAATGTCAGATCTATGTATTCAGCTGCATGAACGTTTGAGAAATACTGGAAGCAAGTAG